One Thermodesulfobacteriota bacterium DNA segment encodes these proteins:
- a CDS encoding HAD family hydrolase: MKLILFDIDGTILLTGGAAVRAVNRAFEKLFRIPNAMDGIRADGKTDPIILREIFNRNLGRDYEPEEASIVYKEYVLFLGEEITDSSGFKIMPGVTQLIKTLSIEQGLTLGLATGNIEEGARIKLKRTGLDSYFKFGGFGSDSEERNQLIRIAIERGKALFNHKKEFEAAFVIGDTPFDIIHGREAGAKVVAVATGSYSARELEKYDPDFLFEDFSDFKSVLKIF; this comes from the coding sequence ATGAAACTCATCCTCTTCGACATCGACGGAACCATTCTCCTGACCGGCGGCGCTGCCGTAAGGGCAGTAAACCGCGCTTTCGAGAAACTATTCCGGATTCCGAACGCCATGGATGGAATAAGGGCCGACGGAAAGACCGACCCGATAATCTTGAGAGAGATTTTTAATCGGAATCTGGGAAGAGACTATGAGCCGGAGGAAGCAAGCATCGTTTATAAAGAGTATGTCCTTTTTCTAGGGGAAGAAATAACCGACTCCAGTGGTTTCAAAATAATGCCTGGAGTCACTCAACTGATAAAGACACTCTCTATAGAGCAGGGTCTGACACTCGGACTGGCTACGGGGAATATAGAGGAGGGAGCGCGGATAAAGCTGAAGCGCACGGGGCTTGATTCCTATTTCAAATTCGGGGGATTTGGCTCGGATTCGGAAGAGAGAAATCAGCTAATTCGCATCGCCATCGAAAGAGGGAAAGCTCTCTTCAACCATAAAAAGGAATTTGAGGCCGCATTTGTTATCGGAGATACCCCTTTCGATATTATCCACGGAAGAGAGGCAGGGGCAAAGGTAGTGGCCGTGGCCACCGGGTCTTATTCCGCTCGCGAATT